The Pagrus major chromosome 1, Pma_NU_1.0 genome includes the window CCGTTAGACTCTATAATAGCCTTCCCTTGCTTTGTGTTGCAATGTGCTGAAATGGCTTTGAAGGAGTTGTTAAACcccctttctcttcctttcgactgttctctctccccttttagTTCCTTATATTTCTCTTCTTCCACTTTTCTGCCCCTGATCCCCCCTGCCCTCTCTCTTAtgctctctgtcttctctccccCAAAGTCCCCTCTTTCAGCCCCTGCCATGAAATGGCAGCTAAGGGGTTGTCAGTGTGGTTTCTCCACTCTGCTGATCCTATTTCAAAGGGACCTGGAGATCCAGCGTGAGCCCCAGCTCTCCTGCTCTCCAGCCCTAACTCTCCACAGACTTGGAGTTAATGGAAGGGAGAGAAACAGacggagagagcgagagggagctCTCCTTTATTCCATTAGAGGACATACTCGTTTATAAGATCATCTGTCCTCCCTCGCACAGTCATCTGCTCTTCTTAccagcaagaaagaaaaaaaaatcttcaaggCCGTCAAACGCCTTGTCAGACTGTCTTTTCTCCTTTTGAATAACTGTCCTTCCATCCCGTTGAGGACAGCTATTAAGGACAATAGTGGGCTTATTTAGATATCGTCTCTGCCGTTGTTGTGAATGTGGGCATTCTTTGGTCTGGCGTGTTGATGCCCATCAATGTGTCCACTGCCTGGATGGGAATAACAATTATCGTCGCTGCTTGTGGCTTGAGCACAGTTTGTCAAATGTCCACAGATGGGCTCGTGATTGCATAGCACGAGACATGCTGTTTTTGATACATAAGAAAAGGAATTGACTACCGGCTTTGAAGTGCTGTGTCGTGGCTCTTGTGCCCTTCAGAAATGTGGTGTGTTGTCGTCAGGAAATGTCCCCCTTCACGGCACACTTCTCTTCTTACTTCCTTCTTTTCCCTTCACGTCCACGATcactgctttctttctttcctctgacGGACACGGCTGTGTCTCGGAGGAGAAGACGACATTCTAACCAACCCCCCATCTCCCTCGCTCGTCCTtcacaatacagaaaaaatCATCTATTTTCCTCCTCGTGCATACACACTCTCTGCTCACACATTAAGGCAGTGTTGAGGAAGTGTGTATAGGCTGCAAATCAAAGCAAAGTGAACAGGAGAGGCCAGGTTATTGCAACCGTTTTACGAGTGATATGGGGCTTTCTATTTAAgctataaaaacacacacataatcaggAAACATACATATAGCCAAAGCCAATGTAATGGGCACATTTTATTTGTGCTTATGAGAGAGGGAGCAAAAACGTGTATGGGCAAATGGCTTTTTTATGATGGAAAAATTCCATAGTGGGTCAAAGCCCCTTGCAGGTGGCAGCAATTAACTGTAATTTTTGCAGATTGTAATGATCCATAATTTACCAGTATACCCCCCTTCCAACTCTTTTCAGTCAAGAGAAAAAGGTTTGTGTGTAGGTCTGATTGGGTGCACATTTTATGCCGTGTTCTGCTCTTTAAGTGAGATTGTTCGGAGGGGTGGCTGTGGACacatgagacagagaggagaaccaCAAAACGCCAATCTGCTCTGACTGTAGCTCATCCACAACATCCCTCTTTTCGCTCAGCAGCCATCCTCTCTTCCTCACCCCTTTGTCTCTCAGCCACAGCAGGCTTAAAACATGCAAGACTGTCCATCCACCATCTTAGGGATCGCTCGTAGtcgcaatcacacacacacatggcctatcttcctccctcgctctccctTGTTCTTGCTCTCCAGCACAGTATAGCCGTGGTTTTGGGTTCAGTGTCTGCAAATGACTTCAGAAAAATGCCCTCcagtgaagaaagaaaaaaagagaagaaaggatAAGAAAGCCAAAAGATGAAAGAGGGAGCACATTTGCAAGTGGCGGATGCTTCTTATTTTGCATATCTCTCACTTCTGCTTTccccttcttctccttttctatTCACCTGAGAGGATTTAAATAAATCCATAAAGCATGAAATATCAGAAATAGAAAAGTAATGCATGAAATGCATTTTCATAGGAGCCtccccacccacacacaaacacacatacacaatatttccttctgcttctctttgctgtgaatgtgtgttttttgtgataaACGCTGGTACAGTTTATTAACATGTGACCTCTTATTTGTATGCAGCATTAATATGCAGCATCAGATACATGTCCCACTTTAGCCTAGCTAATTCTGTAAACATAGCATTGGAGGGGAGATGAGTGTGTTTAACGAGATTAGGCGTGCATTGTCAGGCAAATCTCCGGTCAGTGTGCAAGTGCTATTGAAAGTCAATTATTGTTTGAAATATTCCTATGCCTGCTCAACTGTGTAAATTGTGTATTTGCTGCCTGAGTTATCGctcattattgttttatttattcttttgttaAGCCCTCACCCCACTGGAAGTGAATGCTggtttgaaaaaatatataaaatgcatatttaatCTTTCACATCTGATAAGGTTCAGGATCTCAGATTTTGTAAtaacaattttaaaatgcattgcGTAGTGTGTTAAGATTCAGTCATGCTTAATGTTGCACAGAAGTAAAAAGGAAGATTTTTCCTCTGTGTTAAAATAATTTTCATCCAATTTTGTTGCACCACTTCaagatttttaaaatcttttttaaagctTCTCTGTAATCACAGTCATTTTGGCCTGATATGATTGGTGATGTAATGGGGGCATATTTTGAGAGGGctagaaagtgaaaaaaaaagaaaaagcagtgaATGCGTCgttcaaaaaatgaaattggTTTGCTGCTAAATGCTGCTACATTCCTTCAGTTTCTGATGATCATATTGgacattttgtaatttaaaacCTCACTTTTATCATGGAAATGTCATAAACTGTGTCggttttatcattttaacaGGCCAATTCTAaaatttgtttctctgtgtcccTTTTTTTGTCAGATAAAGATGAGCCCAGCAGTTACACCTGCACCACCTGTAAGCAGCCCTTCACCAGTGCCTGGTTCCTGCTCCAGCATGCCCAGAACACCCACGGCTTCCGCATCTATCTAGAGAGCGAACCTGGCAGCCCCCTCACCCCCCGCGTGGCTGCAGCTCCTGGGATGGGGGGTGACTGTGCCTCCTCCCAGCCTCCCCACCATGCTGTCCACTTGGCAGATGGCAGTCCCTACAGCCTCCTGAGGATGCCGGGCTCTGGGTCTGGCCGGGATTCAGCATCCACACCTCGTGAGGGCCGCTACCCCCGAACGCCACCGCTGTTCAGCCCACCACCGCGCCACCACCTCAGCCCCGATGACCTGGCCCTGGCAACCCACCATCCCAGCGCCTTTGACAGGGTGATGAGGCTGAACTCAGTGCCGCTAGAAGCCCCTCCGAGCATGGACTTTTCGAGACGTCTGCGTGAGCTGGCGGGGAATGCCACTGGGGCTTCGCCACCTCTCTCCCCTAACAGGCCCAACCCTATGCAACGGCTGCTACAGCCATTCCAGCCAGGTTCTAAGCCTCCATTTTCCGCTACTCCtcccctctccacctctcaGTCACCTTCTGGCTCACGCTCTACCCCCAATGCCGTATCAAATGCGGTCCAACCGGGCACACCTCTCAAAGCAAAGTCTTGTGAGTTCTGCGGGAAGACCTTCAAGTTCCAGAGCAACCTTATCGTTCATCGACGTAGCCACACGGGGGAAAAGCCATTCAAGTGTCACCTCTGTAACCATGCCTGCACCCAGGCCAGCAAACTGAAACGACACATGAAGACGCACTGTCAGAGCAAGTCTTCGGCGCTCAATGCCAAGTCAGATGACGGCCTCTCGACTGCAAGCTCTCCTGAACCGGGTACCAGTGATCTGATGGGCAGCGCCACAGATGCTCTCAAGTCAGTGGTGGCCAAGTTCAAGAGTGAGAACAATGGCCTATCTGAAaatggagaagaagaggaggaagaagaggaggaggaagaagaagaggaagaagaggaagaggaagaagaggaagaagaagaggaggagggggaggaggaggaaattgAGAGTAAGCCTGGAGCcgaagaaggagaggaaaggaatgACTATCGTTTCAGCCTGCGGCTAGAAGGGGCCCGCCACCACCAGAACAGTGAGGCCCTGCACCCCAACCGCCGGAGCTTGTCCCGGGAGCCTGGTGATGAGGACTCTGCCATGGAGTCAGACCGTGCAGATGATGGAACCACTACCATCAATGGCCTGGGACCTCTATCCACTGACAGCCTGTCCAGGAAGTTGCTGGGCGGAGGGGTCAGCCCTGGCTCCCTCAGTCCCCTGTCCAAGCGCATCAAGGTGGAGAAGGACCTTGACCCACCCACGCCCACCATCCCAAACACAGAGAACGTCTACTCCCAGTGGCTAGCTGGCTACGCTGCCTCACGACAACTCAAGGACCCCTTTATCAACTTCACAGGTGGGGACTCCAGACAATCGCCCTTTGCCTCCTCATCTGAGCACTCGTCAGAAAACGGCAGCTTGCGCTTCTCCACTCCGCCCGGCGAGTTGGACGGGGAGCGGGCCACTTCGGGACGCAGCGGCACCGGCAGCGGAGCCAGCACTCCCCATGGGAATG containing:
- the LOC140999946 gene encoding B-cell lymphoma/leukemia 11A-like codes for the protein MSRRKQGKPQHLSKREFSPEPLSGVLPEEDSQDSPRLGVAQGEPLKGDPDLLTCGQCHSRFPLADILLFIEHKRRQCHGSLCTDKPLDRPPSSPLASPLSTSSSHSRTHHQHPRRVYHPVEVAIQVSPQDEDCLSAPLRGIIPKQENITDKDEPSSYTCTTCKQPFTSAWFLLQHAQNTHGFRIYLESEPGSPLTPRVAAAPGMGGDCASSQPPHHAVHLADGSPYSLLRMPGSGSGRDSASTPREGRYPRTPPLFSPPPRHHLSPDDLALATHHPSAFDRVMRLNSVPLEAPPSMDFSRRLRELAGNATGASPPLSPNRPNPMQRLLQPFQPGSKPPFSATPPLSTSQSPSGSRSTPNAVSNAVQPGTPLKAKSCEFCGKTFKFQSNLIVHRRSHTGEKPFKCHLCNHACTQASKLKRHMKTHCQSKSSALNAKSDDGLSTASSPEPGTSDLMGSATDALKSVVAKFKSENNGLSENGEEEEEEEEEEEEEEEEEEEEEEEEEEEGEEEEIESKPGAEEGEERNDYRFSLRLEGARHHQNSEALHPNRRSLSREPGDEDSAMESDRADDGTTTINGLGPLSTDSLSRKLLGGGVSPGSLSPLSKRIKVEKDLDPPTPTIPNTENVYSQWLAGYAASRQLKDPFINFTGGDSRQSPFASSSEHSSENGSLRFSTPPGELDGERATSGRSGTGSGASTPHGNGRPSSKDGRRSDTCEFCGKVFKNCSNLTVHRRSHTGERPYKCELCSYACAQSSKLTRHMKTHGQMGKDVYKCEICHMPFSVYSTLEKHMKKWHSDRPLANDIKTE